A window of the Scophthalmus maximus strain ysfricsl-2021 chromosome 8, ASM2237912v1, whole genome shotgun sequence genome harbors these coding sequences:
- the LOC118312112 gene encoding Na(+)/H(+) exchange regulatory cofactor NHE-RF2 yields MESEPRPRLCFLTQGARGYGFHLHGERNRGGQFIRKVEPGSSADLAGLRPGDRVVEVNGENVEKENHHQVVNRIREVDHRTRLLVVDRDTDDYLHSHGLACTEDLAVEMGTLSPRPSPGPTPSSSPIPRESSPLSPKPNHTQSIPPAGADSPVITQGKMKRSSVTSSKASDPEIELSPESTTDLFFPRLCHVVKGDHGYGFNLHSDKTRRGQFVRSVDPGSAAEGADMRPGDRLVEVNGVNIEGLRHSEVVALIRAGGEEVSLLMVDQVTDKLFHRLGITPTTSHVKEVYADESATESGPPTPPPTTGPPATDPPIINVTLTDSPATEASPKSRANGSSASQSSRSSTTQSEVSSSDMSIQVPDEDDRRVSDPFMDIGLRLSPTAAEAKQKALAGRNKKRAPPMEWSKKQEIFSNF; encoded by the exons ATGGAGAGCGAGCCGAGACCCAGGCTCTGCTTCCTGACCCAGGGAGCGCGCGGCTATGGGTTTCACCTGCACGGTGAGCGCAACAGAGGGGGACAGTTCATCCGCAAAGTGGAGCCCGGCTCCTCAGCTGACCTGGCCGGGCTGAGACCGGGAGACCGAGTGGTGGAGGTGAACGGGGAGaatgtggagaaagaaaatcacCACCAA GTGGTAAATCGGATCCGGGAGGTGGACCATCGCaccaggctgctggtggtggacAGAGACACTGATGACTACCTCCACAGCCATGGCCTGGCCTGCACCGAGGACCTGGCAGTCGAGATGGGAACCCTCTCCCCGCGGCCCTCGCCCGGACCCACCCCCTCGTCCTCTCCCATTCCCAGAGAGAGTTCACCCCTTTCACCCAAACCCAACCACACGCAGTCAATTCCCCCTGCTGGTGCCGACTCCCCCGTGATCACACAAGGCAAGATGAAGCGATCCTCAGTGACATCGAGTAAAGCGTCTGACCCAGAG ATAGAGCTCTCACCGGAGTCGACCACAGATCTCTTTTTCCCCCGACTGTGTCACGTGGTGAAGGGGGACCACGGCTATGGCTTCAACCTGCACAGCGACAAGACAAGGCGCGGACAGTTTGTCCGCTCTGTGGACCCGGGGTCGGCGGCTGAGGGCGCAGACATGCGGCCCGGAGACAGACTGGTGGAG GTGAATGGAGTGAACATAGAGGGTCTGAGGCACTCGGAGGTGGTGGCCCTCATTAGAGCAGGAGGGGAGGAAGTCAGTCTCCTTATGGTCGACCAGGTGACGGACAAGCTCTTCCACAGATTGGGGATCACGCCCACCACCAGCcatgtcaaag AGGTCTACGCGGATGAATCGGCCACAGAAAGCGGCCCGCCCACTCCTCCTCCGACCACCGGACCCCCCGCCACAGATCCACCGATCATAAACGTCACGCTGACAGACTCCCCGGCCACAGAGGCGTCTCCAAAATCCCGCGCTAACGGGAGCTCGGCATCCCAGTCCTCGCGGAGTTCCACCACCCAGTCAGAGGTCAGCAGCTCGGACATGAGCATCCAG GTCCCTGACGAGGACGACAGGCGCGTTTCAGACCCTTTCATGGACATTGGCCTGCGTCTGAGTCCGACGGCTGCTGAGGCTAAACAAAAGGCCCTCGCCGGCCGCAACAAGAAGAGGGCGCCCCCTATGGAATGGAGCAAGAAACAAGAGATCTTCAGCAACTTCTGA
- the LOC118312104 gene encoding transportin-2 isoform X1: MEWQPDEQGLQQVLQLLKDSQSPDTATQRAVQEKLEQLNQFPDFNNYLIFVLTSLKSEDEPTRSLSGLILKNNVKAHYLNFPPNVGDFIKRECLNNIGDPSPLIRATIGILITTIASKGELQTWPELLPQLCNLLNSDDYNTCEGSFGALQKICEDSSELLDSDALNRPLNIMIPKFLQFFKHCSPKIRSHAIACVNQFIIGRAQALMDNIDTFIESLFALAGDEDSEVRKNVCRALVMLLEVRIDRLIPHMHSIIQYMLQRTQDPDENVALEACEFWLTLAEQPICKEALSGHLVQLIPILVNGMKYSEIDIILLKGDVEEDEAVPDSEQDIKPRFHKSRTVTLQHEGGEGEEGEDIDEDEDDDDDTLSDWNLRKCSAAALDVLANVFREELLPHLLPLLKGLLFHPDWVIKESGILVLGAIAEGCMQGMVPYLPELIPHLIQCLCDKKALVRSIACWTLSRYAHWVVSQPPDAHLKPLMTELLKRILDGNKRVQEAACSAFATLEEEACTELVPYLSFILDTLVFAFGKYQHKNLLILYDAIGTLADSVGHHLNQPEYIQKLMPPLIAKWNELKDEDKDLFPLLECLSSVATALQSGFLPYCEPVYQRCVTLVQKTLAQAMMYSQQPDQYEAPDKDFMIVALDLLSGLAEGLGGHVDTLVARSNIMTLLFQCMQSQDTMPEVRQSSFALLGDLTKACFPHVKPCIAEFMPILGTNLNPEFISVCNNATWAIGEICMQMGVEMQPYIAMVLNQLVEIINRPNTPKTLLENTAITIGRLGYVCPQEVAAMLPQFIRPWCTSLRNIRDNEEKDSAFRGICMMIGVNPGGVVQDFIFFCDAVASWVNPKDDLRDMFYKILHGFKEQVGEENWQQFSEQFPPLLKERLAACYGV, from the exons ATGGAGTGGCAGCCAGATGAACAGGGTCTGCAGCAAGTGCTTCAGCTACTCAAGGACTCCCAGTCCCCGGACACAGCAACACAGCGAGCAGTGCAAGAA AAACTGGAGCAACTCAATCAGTTTCCGGATTTCAACAACTATCTCATCTTTGTCCTCACGAGCCTCAAATCTGAGG ATGAGCCCACTCGCTCTTTGAGCGGTCTGATACTGAAGAACAACGTAAAGGCTCACTACCTGAACTTCCCTCCCAATGTGGGTGACTTCATCAAACGAGAATGCCTCAATAACATCGGGGACCCCTCACCGCTTATCAGAGCCACGATCG GTATCCTGATCACAACCATAGCATCTAaaggagagctgcagacctgGCCAGAACTGTTGCCTCAGCTTTGTAATCTGCTCAACTCTGACGACTATAACACATGCGAG GGTTCTTTTGGAGCACTGCAGAAAATCTGCGAGGACTCGTCTGAGTTGTTGGATAGCGATGCTCTGAACAGACCTCTTAACATCATGATCCCCAAATTCCTCCAGTTTTTCAAACACTGCAGCCCCAAGATCAG gtcccATGCTATAGCGTGTGTGAACCAGTTCATCATTGGTCGAGCTCAGGCTCTGATGGATAACATAGACACCTTCATTGAG AGTCTGTTTGCACTGGCAGGTGATGAGGACAGTGAGGTGCGGAAGAATGTGTGCAGGGCTCTTGTCATGCTGCTTGAAGTCCGCATCGATCGCCTCATTCCGCACATGCACAGCATCATCCAG TACATGCTTCAGCGCACGCAGGACCCGGACGAGAACGTGGCTCTGGAAGCCTGTGAGTTCTGGCTGACTCTGGCTGAACAACCCATCTGCAAAGAGGCCCTCTCTGGCCACTTGGTCCA aCTGATTCCTATCTTAGTGAATGGGATGAAATACTCTGAGATTGACATCATTCTTCTTAAG gGCGACGTTGAAGAGGATGAGGCGGTTCCAGACAGTGAGCAAGATATCAAACCTCGCTTCCACAAATCCCGCACTGTCACGCTGCAGCACGAAGgaggggagggcgaggagggggaggacattgatgaagacgaggatgatgatgatgatacgcTGTCTGACTGGAACCTGC GTAAGTGTTCGGCGGCAGCTCTGGACGTCCTTGCCAACGTGTTTCGTGAGGAATTGCttccccatctcctccccctgctAAAAGGCCTGCTCTTCCACCCTGACTGGGTCATCAAGGAGTCTGGCATCCTTGTCCTGGGGGCTATCGCAGAGG GGTGCATGCAGGGCATGGTACCTTACCTACCTGAGCTCATCCCCCACCtcattcagtgtttgtgtgacaagAAAGCTCTGGTCCGCTCCATCGCCTGCTGGACCCTGAGCCGCTACGCCCACTGGGTGGTCAGTCAGCCCCCTGATGCCCACCTCAAACCCCTCATGACCGAGCTGCTCAAACGCATCCTGGATGGAAATAAGAGAGTGCAGGAGGCGGCATGCAG tgcATTTGCcaccctggaggaggaggcgtgtaCAGAGCTGGTGCCTTATCTGAGCTTCATCCTGGACACGCTGGTTTTTGCTTTTGGAAAGTATCAGCACAAGAACCTGCTCATTCTCTACGATGCCATCGGAACACTGGCAGACTCTGTGGGACACCATCTCAACCAGCCT GAGTACATTCAGAAGCTGATGCCTCCACTGATAGCCAAGTGGAACGAGCTGAAAGATGAGGACAAAgacctcttccctctgcttgaGTGCCTGTCTTCTGTTGCCACGGCACTGCAGAGCGGCTTCCTCCCCTATTGCGAGCCTGTTTACCAGCGCTGTGTCACCCTGGTCCAGAAGACGCTGGCTCAGGCCATG ATGTACAGTCAGCAGCCAGACCAGTATGAGGCACCCGACAAGGACTTCATGATCGTGGCTCTGGATCTTTTAAGTGGCCTGGCCGAGGGACTTGGGGGCCACGTGGACACACTCGTGGCTCGCAGTAACATCATGACTCTGCTTTTCCAGTGCAtgcag tccCAGGATACGATGCCTGAAGTAAGACAGAGTTCGTTTGCTCTACTGGGTGACCTCACCAAGGCTTGCTTCCCGCATGTCAAACCATGTATTG CTGAATTCATGCCGATCCTTGGGACAAACCTGAACCCAGAGTTCATCTCTGTCTGCAACAACGCAACCTGGGCCATTGGAGAGATCTGTATGCAGATGG GAGTGGAGATGCAGCCGTACATTGCTATGGTTCTAAACCAGCTGGTTGAGATTATCAATAGGCCCAACACACCAAAGACCCTGCTGGAGAACACGG CCATCACCATCGGTCGACTGGGCTATGTGTGCCCTCAGGAGGTTGCGGCCATGCTGCCGCAGTTTATCCGACCTTG GTGCACGTCTCTGCGAAACATCCGAGACAATGAGGAGAAAGACTCCGCCTTCCGAGGGATTTGCATGATGATCGGTGTGAACCCAGGTGGTGTGGTGCAG GACTTCATCTTCTTCTGTGATGCGGTGGCCTCCTGGGTGAATCCGAAAGATGATCTGAGAGACATGTTCTACAAG atccTGCATGGTTTTAAGGAGCAGGTTGGGGAGGAGAACTGGCAGCAGTTCTCAGAGCAGTTCCCCCCACTGCTAAAGGAGAGACTGGCAGCCTGTTACGGCGTTTAG
- the LOC118312104 gene encoding transportin-2 isoform X2 gives MEWQPDEQGLQQVLQLLKDSQSPDTATQRAVQEKLEQLNQFPDFNNYLIFVLTSLKSEDEPTRSLSGLILKNNVKAHYLNFPPNVGDFIKRECLNNIGDPSPLIRATIGILITTIASKGELQTWPELLPQLCNLLNSDDYNTCEGSFGALQKICEDSSELLDSDALNRPLNIMIPKFLQFFKHCSPKIRSHAIACVNQFIIGRAQALMDNIDTFIESLFALAGDEDSEVRKNVCRALVMLLEVRIDRLIPHMHSIIQYMLQRTQDPDENVALEACEFWLTLAEQPICKEALSGHLVQLIPILVNGMKYSEIDIILLKGDVEEDEAVPDSEQDIKPRFHKSRTVTLQHEGGEGEEGEDIDEDEDDDDDTLSDWNLRKCSAAALDVLANVFREELLPHLLPLLKGLLFHPDWVIKESGILVLGAIAEGCMQGMVPYLPELIPHLIQCLCDKKALVRSIACWTLSRYAHWVVSQPPDAHLKPLMTELLKRILDGNKRVQEAACSAFATLEEEACTELVPYLSFILDTLVFAFGKYQHKNLLILYDAIGTLADSVGHHLNQPEYIQKLMPPLIAKWNELKDEDKDLFPLLECLSSVATALQSGFLPYCEPVYQRCVTLVQKTLAQAMMYSQQPDQYEAPDKDFMIVALDLLSGLAEGLGGHVDTLVARSNIMTLLFQCMQDTMPEVRQSSFALLGDLTKACFPHVKPCIAEFMPILGTNLNPEFISVCNNATWAIGEICMQMGVEMQPYIAMVLNQLVEIINRPNTPKTLLENTAITIGRLGYVCPQEVAAMLPQFIRPWCTSLRNIRDNEEKDSAFRGICMMIGVNPGGVVQDFIFFCDAVASWVNPKDDLRDMFYKILHGFKEQVGEENWQQFSEQFPPLLKERLAACYGV, from the exons ATGGAGTGGCAGCCAGATGAACAGGGTCTGCAGCAAGTGCTTCAGCTACTCAAGGACTCCCAGTCCCCGGACACAGCAACACAGCGAGCAGTGCAAGAA AAACTGGAGCAACTCAATCAGTTTCCGGATTTCAACAACTATCTCATCTTTGTCCTCACGAGCCTCAAATCTGAGG ATGAGCCCACTCGCTCTTTGAGCGGTCTGATACTGAAGAACAACGTAAAGGCTCACTACCTGAACTTCCCTCCCAATGTGGGTGACTTCATCAAACGAGAATGCCTCAATAACATCGGGGACCCCTCACCGCTTATCAGAGCCACGATCG GTATCCTGATCACAACCATAGCATCTAaaggagagctgcagacctgGCCAGAACTGTTGCCTCAGCTTTGTAATCTGCTCAACTCTGACGACTATAACACATGCGAG GGTTCTTTTGGAGCACTGCAGAAAATCTGCGAGGACTCGTCTGAGTTGTTGGATAGCGATGCTCTGAACAGACCTCTTAACATCATGATCCCCAAATTCCTCCAGTTTTTCAAACACTGCAGCCCCAAGATCAG gtcccATGCTATAGCGTGTGTGAACCAGTTCATCATTGGTCGAGCTCAGGCTCTGATGGATAACATAGACACCTTCATTGAG AGTCTGTTTGCACTGGCAGGTGATGAGGACAGTGAGGTGCGGAAGAATGTGTGCAGGGCTCTTGTCATGCTGCTTGAAGTCCGCATCGATCGCCTCATTCCGCACATGCACAGCATCATCCAG TACATGCTTCAGCGCACGCAGGACCCGGACGAGAACGTGGCTCTGGAAGCCTGTGAGTTCTGGCTGACTCTGGCTGAACAACCCATCTGCAAAGAGGCCCTCTCTGGCCACTTGGTCCA aCTGATTCCTATCTTAGTGAATGGGATGAAATACTCTGAGATTGACATCATTCTTCTTAAG gGCGACGTTGAAGAGGATGAGGCGGTTCCAGACAGTGAGCAAGATATCAAACCTCGCTTCCACAAATCCCGCACTGTCACGCTGCAGCACGAAGgaggggagggcgaggagggggaggacattgatgaagacgaggatgatgatgatgatacgcTGTCTGACTGGAACCTGC GTAAGTGTTCGGCGGCAGCTCTGGACGTCCTTGCCAACGTGTTTCGTGAGGAATTGCttccccatctcctccccctgctAAAAGGCCTGCTCTTCCACCCTGACTGGGTCATCAAGGAGTCTGGCATCCTTGTCCTGGGGGCTATCGCAGAGG GGTGCATGCAGGGCATGGTACCTTACCTACCTGAGCTCATCCCCCACCtcattcagtgtttgtgtgacaagAAAGCTCTGGTCCGCTCCATCGCCTGCTGGACCCTGAGCCGCTACGCCCACTGGGTGGTCAGTCAGCCCCCTGATGCCCACCTCAAACCCCTCATGACCGAGCTGCTCAAACGCATCCTGGATGGAAATAAGAGAGTGCAGGAGGCGGCATGCAG tgcATTTGCcaccctggaggaggaggcgtgtaCAGAGCTGGTGCCTTATCTGAGCTTCATCCTGGACACGCTGGTTTTTGCTTTTGGAAAGTATCAGCACAAGAACCTGCTCATTCTCTACGATGCCATCGGAACACTGGCAGACTCTGTGGGACACCATCTCAACCAGCCT GAGTACATTCAGAAGCTGATGCCTCCACTGATAGCCAAGTGGAACGAGCTGAAAGATGAGGACAAAgacctcttccctctgcttgaGTGCCTGTCTTCTGTTGCCACGGCACTGCAGAGCGGCTTCCTCCCCTATTGCGAGCCTGTTTACCAGCGCTGTGTCACCCTGGTCCAGAAGACGCTGGCTCAGGCCATG ATGTACAGTCAGCAGCCAGACCAGTATGAGGCACCCGACAAGGACTTCATGATCGTGGCTCTGGATCTTTTAAGTGGCCTGGCCGAGGGACTTGGGGGCCACGTGGACACACTCGTGGCTCGCAGTAACATCATGACTCTGCTTTTCCAGTGCAtgcag GATACGATGCCTGAAGTAAGACAGAGTTCGTTTGCTCTACTGGGTGACCTCACCAAGGCTTGCTTCCCGCATGTCAAACCATGTATTG CTGAATTCATGCCGATCCTTGGGACAAACCTGAACCCAGAGTTCATCTCTGTCTGCAACAACGCAACCTGGGCCATTGGAGAGATCTGTATGCAGATGG GAGTGGAGATGCAGCCGTACATTGCTATGGTTCTAAACCAGCTGGTTGAGATTATCAATAGGCCCAACACACCAAAGACCCTGCTGGAGAACACGG CCATCACCATCGGTCGACTGGGCTATGTGTGCCCTCAGGAGGTTGCGGCCATGCTGCCGCAGTTTATCCGACCTTG GTGCACGTCTCTGCGAAACATCCGAGACAATGAGGAGAAAGACTCCGCCTTCCGAGGGATTTGCATGATGATCGGTGTGAACCCAGGTGGTGTGGTGCAG GACTTCATCTTCTTCTGTGATGCGGTGGCCTCCTGGGTGAATCCGAAAGATGATCTGAGAGACATGTTCTACAAG atccTGCATGGTTTTAAGGAGCAGGTTGGGGAGGAGAACTGGCAGCAGTTCTCAGAGCAGTTCCCCCCACTGCTAAAGGAGAGACTGGCAGCCTGTTACGGCGTTTAG
- the rln3b gene encoding relaxin-3b isoform X2, whose translation MIKSGDRVRSNDGHPSFYGVKLCGREFIRAVIFTCGGSRWRRSIEDSAPGEEVFDPWNTNPLSQQTSEQDPAESKPWKDQTLVVAPVAAGFSHSVRLPISEEVLEALRSADRKGRDVVVGLSNACCKWGCSKSEISSLC comes from the exons ATGATAAAGAGTGGAG ACAGGGTGCGCTCCAATGACGGCCATCCCTCTTTCTATGGGGTGAAACTGTGTGGAAGAGAGTTCATACGAGCTGTCATCTTTACCTGTGGTGGTTCTCGCTGGAGGAGAAGCATAGAAGACTCAG ctccTGGAGAAGAAGTCTTTGATCCATGGAACACAAATCCCCTCTCTCAACAGACCAGTGAGCAGGATCCTGCAGAGTCCAAACCATGGAAAGATCAAACGTTGGTTGTGGCACCAGTGGCTGCTGGATTCAGCCACTCAGTTCGCTTGCCAATCTCAGAGGAGGTGCTGGAGGCTCTACGGAGTGCAGATAGGAAAGGACGGGATGTAGTGGTCGGACTGTCCAACGCCTGCTGCAAGTGGGGCTGCAGCAAGAGTGAAATCAGCTCTCTCTGCTGA
- the rln3b gene encoding relaxin-3b isoform X1, translating into MMTKTERPSKGHRSQVLSLGMIKSGDRVRSNDGHPSFYGVKLCGREFIRAVIFTCGGSRWRRSIEDSAPGEEVFDPWNTNPLSQQTSEQDPAESKPWKDQTLVVAPVAAGFSHSVRLPISEEVLEALRSADRKGRDVVVGLSNACCKWGCSKSEISSLC; encoded by the exons ATgatgacaaagacagaaaggcCATCAAAAGGCCACAG GTCTCAAGTCTTATCTCTGGGCATGATAAAGAGTGGAG ACAGGGTGCGCTCCAATGACGGCCATCCCTCTTTCTATGGGGTGAAACTGTGTGGAAGAGAGTTCATACGAGCTGTCATCTTTACCTGTGGTGGTTCTCGCTGGAGGAGAAGCATAGAAGACTCAG ctccTGGAGAAGAAGTCTTTGATCCATGGAACACAAATCCCCTCTCTCAACAGACCAGTGAGCAGGATCCTGCAGAGTCCAAACCATGGAAAGATCAAACGTTGGTTGTGGCACCAGTGGCTGCTGGATTCAGCCACTCAGTTCGCTTGCCAATCTCAGAGGAGGTGCTGGAGGCTCTACGGAGTGCAGATAGGAAAGGACGGGATGTAGTGGTCGGACTGTCCAACGCCTGCTGCAAGTGGGGCTGCAGCAAGAGTGAAATCAGCTCTCTCTGCTGA